The following are encoded together in the Tribolium castaneum strain GA2 chromosome 3, icTriCast1.1, whole genome shotgun sequence genome:
- the LOC659592 gene encoding receptor-type tyrosine-protein phosphatase S isoform X1 has product MCTYLLHAETCKFIMFIFYFFWGPVVSAEIITLSNKRNITCVLTGSEVSQSVYINPPLKTDFDHSSHQTGTWIYDDWSIINSSNTNQSLTLDKRWETFKLLDENRGCALKNNNLVSMSVCTSDNITITIYSNDHSSEKSITVTIKPIHQKIPKNKCSWYHFSILNKDQIVKIMSQNGEVAQEVKLDFDASWLYFSPKNKIAWKLHEYLYRAANHSTKALESNVAITFGKNLCLSLYVSVDKNCFLDISLESNNKIKRTTVLGFNEENSYKKWERIEIHAEAPGPGQLFLVRGFTQIGVKRGFWAIDDIRFCHRDMEIYKIESNENVDDHVCEVLYNSDQVLQNNDQKNLSCNDARFFAKHCNISCTTALGKSFPYCEKHRICYNESSCSCSWGYQGTTCETPCDRGSWGLFCQKKCDKECFECHPSTGKCLINKTENVNIEYEIPLSVELILPTNYNKNKKETTYHLKLLCESQWCLNQVVEENVLTNYSTRLVFKKFVPFTNYRLIVTAQKQNHAFQERYYAIEAKPFFPPVINNLSVYSKNLTTLWIRFQVSEKNGTYYIWYTDQNVTVPPNKVTARQCELWSNFLCGRIENLQPATNYIIVVESKKTKTTKWNVSPQVSALTLEEESEAPQNLHLTTSDDNAYINWEHPFVINGPIRKFYVVIKTNGKIENKTVNVKKTQKSYKYKIPMNYCSQNEITIYAQNLLRGKESTINVTFGCSSLPKLSSKPLIETCNKIKCELIIPKPITQQENSKYSILITKTNGNYEQGKIKELFKNFRNKIPSNIPEKKRWLVSQVNNYDQNYLQTKVGSRPGEMISLNKIHSYSIYLIQHNIPADNIVVYPINISKEKFEQTWLEYNTMTVFAFISTILFSLFLLQYFVLHLKRKLKNKKTHYDNIVTGDEALLGMKNNPEMSSLIHLEDFEQYVKNAAMTGKLTREFRALPTTSAESTTTGLLNKNQNKNKNSFNTPYDFSRVILSKLEGVGSDDYINASYISGFDRPKVYIATQGPKFATIRDFWRMIWQEQADTIVMATNFMEDKKRKCGEYFPQRLGTLCEYGEMRIKLVSERLFEHYDSRIFVVSYRESERRIQHLQMKWSPDDLKPLYANCLVPLVKRIREIRMNSKKPMVIHCSSGMNRTGTLILCDLAETVKAVDFYALLKKMRNERPNMITSEKQYVLAHLVVLECLTEEKHTLKKAVEENFSETFLKTQLNHIERLQWLDDVVKSSNQPNNKAPSYRYLDGTRKFLITQQPTRLLCNFWCVVANKNVEAVIFLNKTTIPMWPYRFKNSDSTFNIEELKSVGTKYCTSTTLIISECNKGRTVRKNVIFFQMNISKLNEQTDDFLNIVDVLESTFKSTGPILVACHDGITLCGLFVTLSRIINKLLKDSEIDVCGAIRYVRRCNPQFVKTSEQLEFLYRVIMHYLQKFDRYVYVV; this is encoded by the exons ATGTGTACTTACCTACTGCATGCAGAAACATGCAAATTTATAATGTTTatcttttatttcttttggGGTCCAGTAGTGTCTGCCGAAATAATAACCCTTTCTAACAAGCGAAATATTACATGTGTATTAACTGGTTCTGAAGTAAGTCAAAGTGTGTATATAAACCCACCACTTAAAACAG attttgatCATTCTTCACACCAAACTGGTACCTGGATTTACGATGACTGGAGTATAAtaaactcatcaaatacaaaTCAAAGCTTAACACTTGATAAACGTTgggaaa CATTTAAACTCTTGGATGAAAACAGAGGATGCGCATTGAAGAACAATAATCTGGTATCAATGTCAGTTTGCACCTCTGATAATATaacaattacaatttattCCAACGACCATTCTTCAGAGAAATCAATAACAGTAACAATAAAACCAATTCATCAAAAA ATACCCAAAAACAAGTGCAGTTGGTAccatttcagtattttaaacaagGATCAAATCGTAAAAATTATGTCACAAAATGGAGAAGTTGCCCAAGAAGTTAAATTAGATTTTGATGCCAGCTGGCTGTACTTTTCCcccaaaaacaaaatagcTTGGAAATTACATGAAT ATTTGTACAGAGCTGCCAACCACAGCACAAAAGCATTGGAAAGCAACGTTGCAATTacatttggcaaaaatttatgCCTCTCCCTTTATGTATCtgtggacaaaaactgcttccTAGATATCAGTCTAGAatccaataataaaattaaaagaacaaCAGTACTGGGATTCAATGAAGAAAATTCGTACAAAAAATGGGAAAGAATCGAGATACATGCTGAAGCCCCAGGACCAGGACAACTATTTTTGGTTAGAGGATTTACGCAAATAGGAGTAAAAAGAGGCTTTTGGGCAATTGATGATATACGCTTTTGCCACCGAGATATGG AAATATATAAAATTGAATCGAATGAAAATGTTGACGACCACGTATGTGAAGTCTTATACAATTCAGATcaagttttacaaaataatgatcaaaaaaatctttccTGCAACGATGCTAGATTTTTTGCGAAACACTGTAACATAAGTTGCACCACCGCGTTGGGAAAATCGTTTCCTTACTGTGAAAAACACAGAATTTGTTACAATGAATCGAGCTGTTCCTGCAGTTGGGGTTATCAAGGGACAACTTGCGAGACACCGTGTGATAGAGGTAGCTGGGGCTTGTTCTGTCAAAAGAAATGCGACAAGGAGTGTTTCGAGTGCCACCCATCGACAGGAAAATGCCTAATCAATAAGACCG aaaatgtaaacattGAATACGAAATACCATTAAGTGTAGAACTAATTTTACCTacaaattataacaaaaataagaaagagACTACGTATCATTTGAAACTATTATGCGAAAGCCAATGGTGCTTAAATCAGGTTGTTGAAGAGAACGTGTTAACCAACTATTCCACAAGGCTCGTATTTAAGAAATTTGTGCCTTTTACTAATTACAGGCTCATAGTAACAGCGCAAAAACAAAACCATGCTTTTCAGGAAAGATACTATGCCATCGAAGCAAAACCATTTT TTCCTCCAGTAATTAACAACCTGTCAGtttatagcaaaaatttaactacTTTGTGGATAAGATTTCAAGTTTCGGAGAAGAATGGCACTTATTACATTTGGTACACTGATCAAAATGTCACAGTGCCACCGAATAAAGTTACAGCAAGACAGTGCGAACTTTGGAGCAACTTTCTTTGTGGCagaattgaaaatttacaaCCTGCAACTAACTACATTATAGTT GTGGAATCAAAGAAAACTAAAACTACTAAATGGAATGTATCCCCACAAGTATCGGCTCTGACTCTGGAAGAGG AGTCTGAAGCACCACAAAATTTGCACCTAACAACGTCAGATGACAATGCTTATATAAATTGGGAACATCCATTTGTTATTAATGGTCCAATAAGAAAGTTCTATGTCGTAATAAAAACGAATggcaaaattgaaaacaaaactgttaatgttaaaaaaacacaaaaaagttaCAAGTATAAG ATTCCGATGAATTATTGTTCTCAAAATGAAATAACCATTTACGCACAAAATCTGCTCAGAGGTAAGGAAAGTACGATAAATGTAACATTTGGTTGTTCATCTCTGCCAAAACTATCTTCGAAACCCTTAATAGAGacatgcaataaaataaagtgtgaATTAATAATTCCGAAACCGATTACACAACAGGAAAACAG CAAATACAGTATTCTGATAACAAAAACCAACGGGAATTACGAGCAAGGTAAAATAAAAgaacttttcaaaaactttagaAATAAGATACCCTCGAACATACCGGAAAAAAAAAGATGGCTGGTGTCACAAGTTAATAATTATGATCAGAATTATCTTCAGACCAAAGTTGGTTCTCGCCCAGGGGAAATGATTTCTTTGAACAAAATTCATTCATATTCAATATACCTAATACAACATAATATTCCAGCAGATAATATTGTGGTTTATCCTATTAACATTTCCaaagaaaaatttgaacaaacaTGGTTAGAATACAACACTATGACGGTGTTTGCGTTTatatcaacaattttattttcattatttttattacagtaTTTTGTACTGCATTTAAAGag aaagttaaaaaataaaaagacacaTTACGACAACATCGTCACTGGAGATGAGGCACTGTTAGGTATGAAAAATAATCCAGAAATGTCGAGTTTAATTCACTTGGAAGATTTCGAGCAATATGTAAAGAATGCAGCAATGACTGGAAAACTTACGAGAGAATTCAGA GCACTCCCGACAACATCAGCAGAAAGCACAACCACTGGGTTACTGAATaagaatcaaaataaaaacaagaacaGTTTTAACACGCCAT ATGATTTCTCCAGGGTTATTCTGAGCAAGTTGGAAGGGGTGGGATCGGATGACTACATAAATGCGAGTTACATTAGT GGCTTTGATCGTCCCAAGGTCTATATAGCTACACAAGGCCCCAAGTTCGCAACAATTCGAGACTTTTGGAGGATGATTTGGCAGGAACAAGCCGATACCATAGTCATGGCCACTAATTTCATGGAggataaaaaa CGAAAATGTGGCGAATATTTTCCCCAAAGACTGGGAACGCTTTGCGAATATGGCGAAATGAGAATCAAATTAGTTTCCGAGAGACTGTTTGAACATTACGACAGCAGAATTTTTGTGGTGTCTTATAGAGAGAGTGAACGGCGAATACAACATTTACAGATGAAATGGAGTCCCGACGATCTAAAACCACTTTATGCCAACTGTCTTGTACCTCTAGTAAAACGTATCAGAGAAATCCGGATGAATAGCAAAAAACCTATGGTAATACATTGCAG TTCTGGAATGAACCGAACAGGAACTTTGATTTTGTGCGACTTGGCCGAAACTGTAAAAGCTGTTGATTTTTATGCACTGCTTAAAAAGATGCGAAACGAAAGACCCAATATGATCACTAGTGAG AAGCAATACGTGCTTGCACATTTGGTTGTACTAGAGTGCCTCACTGAGGAAAAACACACTTTGAAAAAAGCTGTTGAGGAAAATTTCAGTGAAACGTTTCTCAAAACCCAACTAAATCACATAGAGAGATTGCAATGGCTCGATGATGTGGTCAAGTCATCGAATCAACCCAATAATAAGGCTCCTTCCTACCGTTATTTGG aCGGAAcgcgaaaatttttaatcacccAACAACCAACACGCCTCCTTTGCAATTTTTGGTGTGTTGTTGCCAACAAAAACGTGGAAGcagttatatttttaaacaaaacaacgATTCCG ATGTGGCCTTATCGATTTAAAAATTCCGACTCGACTTTCAATATTGAAGAACTAAAGTCagttggcacaaaatactgcACCTCGACAACATTGATAATTTCTGAATGTAATAAAGGCCGTACAGTTAGGAAGAATgttattttctttcaaatgaATATTTCGAAGCTGAATGAACAAACAGACGACTTTCTCAACATTGTGGATGTTCTAGAAAGCACTTTCAAATCTACTGGACCAATTCTGGTCGCTTGTCA TGATGGAATAACACTCTGTGGTTTGTTCGTTACGTTATCTCGTATTATTAACAAGCTGCTGAAAGACAGTGAAATCGACGTTTGTGGTGCAATTAGATACGTGCGAAGATGTAATCCTCAGTTTGTAAAAACTTCA gagcAATTAGAGTTTCTCTACAGAGTTATCAtgcattatttacaaaaattcgaTCGTTACGTTTACGtcgtttaa
- the LOC659592 gene encoding receptor-type tyrosine-protein phosphatase C isoform X4, which translates to MCTYLLHAETCKFIMFIFYFFWGPVVSAEIITLSNKRNITCVLTGSEVSQSVYINPPLKTDFDHSSHQTGTWIYDDWSIINSSNTNQSLTLDKRWETFKLLDENRGCALKNNNLVSMSVCTSDNITITIYSNDHSSEKSITVTIKPIHQKIPKNKCSWYHFSILNKDQIVKIMSQNGEVAQEVKLDFDASWLYFSPKNKIAWKLHEYLYRAANHSTKALESNVAITFGKNLCLSLYVSVDKNCFLDISLESNNKIKRTTVLGFNEENSYKKWERIEIHAEAPGPGQLFLVRGFTQIGVKRGFWAIDDIRFCHRDMEIYKIESNENVDDHVCEVLYNSDQVLQNNDQKNLSCNDARFFAKHCNISCTTALGKSFPYCEKHRICYNESSCSCSWGYQGTTCETPCDRGSWGLFCQKKCDKECFECHPSTGKCLINKTENVNIEYEIPLSVELILPTNYNKNKKETTYHLKLLCESQWCLNQVVEENVLTNYSTRLVFKKFVPFTNYRLIVTAQKQNHAFQERYYAIEAKPFFPPVINNLSVYSKNLTTLWIRFQVSEKNGTYYIWYTDQNVTVPPNKVTARQCELWSNFLCGRIENLQPATNYIIVVESKKTKTTKWNVSPQVSALTLEEESEAPQNLHLTTSDDNAYINWEHPFVINGPIRKFYVVIKTNGKIENKTVNVKKTQKSYKYKYFVLHLKRKLKNKKTHYDNIVTGDEALLGMKNNPEMSSLIHLEDFEQYVKNAAMTGKLTREFRALPTTSAESTTTGLLNKNQNKNKNSFNTPYDFSRVILSKLEGVGSDDYINASYISGFDRPKVYIATQGPKFATIRDFWRMIWQEQADTIVMATNFMEDKKRKCGEYFPQRLGTLCEYGEMRIKLVSERLFEHYDSRIFVVSYRESERRIQHLQMKWSPDDLKPLYANCLVPLVKRIREIRMNSKKPMVIHCSSGMNRTGTLILCDLAETVKAVDFYALLKKMRNERPNMITSEKQYVLAHLVVLECLTEEKHTLKKAVEENFSETFLKTQLNHIERLQWLDDVVKSSNQPNNKAPSYRYLDGTRKFLITQQPTRLLCNFWCVVANKNVEAVIFLNKTTIPMWPYRFKNSDSTFNIEELKSVGTKYCTSTTLIISECNKGRTVRKNVIFFQMNISKLNEQTDDFLNIVDVLESTFKSTGPILVACHDGITLCGLFVTLSRIINKLLKDSEIDVCGAIRYVRRCNPQFVKTSEQLEFLYRVIMHYLQKFDRYVYVV; encoded by the exons ATGTGTACTTACCTACTGCATGCAGAAACATGCAAATTTATAATGTTTatcttttatttcttttggGGTCCAGTAGTGTCTGCCGAAATAATAACCCTTTCTAACAAGCGAAATATTACATGTGTATTAACTGGTTCTGAAGTAAGTCAAAGTGTGTATATAAACCCACCACTTAAAACAG attttgatCATTCTTCACACCAAACTGGTACCTGGATTTACGATGACTGGAGTATAAtaaactcatcaaatacaaaTCAAAGCTTAACACTTGATAAACGTTgggaaa CATTTAAACTCTTGGATGAAAACAGAGGATGCGCATTGAAGAACAATAATCTGGTATCAATGTCAGTTTGCACCTCTGATAATATaacaattacaatttattCCAACGACCATTCTTCAGAGAAATCAATAACAGTAACAATAAAACCAATTCATCAAAAA ATACCCAAAAACAAGTGCAGTTGGTAccatttcagtattttaaacaagGATCAAATCGTAAAAATTATGTCACAAAATGGAGAAGTTGCCCAAGAAGTTAAATTAGATTTTGATGCCAGCTGGCTGTACTTTTCCcccaaaaacaaaatagcTTGGAAATTACATGAAT ATTTGTACAGAGCTGCCAACCACAGCACAAAAGCATTGGAAAGCAACGTTGCAATTacatttggcaaaaatttatgCCTCTCCCTTTATGTATCtgtggacaaaaactgcttccTAGATATCAGTCTAGAatccaataataaaattaaaagaacaaCAGTACTGGGATTCAATGAAGAAAATTCGTACAAAAAATGGGAAAGAATCGAGATACATGCTGAAGCCCCAGGACCAGGACAACTATTTTTGGTTAGAGGATTTACGCAAATAGGAGTAAAAAGAGGCTTTTGGGCAATTGATGATATACGCTTTTGCCACCGAGATATGG AAATATATAAAATTGAATCGAATGAAAATGTTGACGACCACGTATGTGAAGTCTTATACAATTCAGATcaagttttacaaaataatgatcaaaaaaatctttccTGCAACGATGCTAGATTTTTTGCGAAACACTGTAACATAAGTTGCACCACCGCGTTGGGAAAATCGTTTCCTTACTGTGAAAAACACAGAATTTGTTACAATGAATCGAGCTGTTCCTGCAGTTGGGGTTATCAAGGGACAACTTGCGAGACACCGTGTGATAGAGGTAGCTGGGGCTTGTTCTGTCAAAAGAAATGCGACAAGGAGTGTTTCGAGTGCCACCCATCGACAGGAAAATGCCTAATCAATAAGACCG aaaatgtaaacattGAATACGAAATACCATTAAGTGTAGAACTAATTTTACCTacaaattataacaaaaataagaaagagACTACGTATCATTTGAAACTATTATGCGAAAGCCAATGGTGCTTAAATCAGGTTGTTGAAGAGAACGTGTTAACCAACTATTCCACAAGGCTCGTATTTAAGAAATTTGTGCCTTTTACTAATTACAGGCTCATAGTAACAGCGCAAAAACAAAACCATGCTTTTCAGGAAAGATACTATGCCATCGAAGCAAAACCATTTT TTCCTCCAGTAATTAACAACCTGTCAGtttatagcaaaaatttaactacTTTGTGGATAAGATTTCAAGTTTCGGAGAAGAATGGCACTTATTACATTTGGTACACTGATCAAAATGTCACAGTGCCACCGAATAAAGTTACAGCAAGACAGTGCGAACTTTGGAGCAACTTTCTTTGTGGCagaattgaaaatttacaaCCTGCAACTAACTACATTATAGTT GTGGAATCAAAGAAAACTAAAACTACTAAATGGAATGTATCCCCACAAGTATCGGCTCTGACTCTGGAAGAGG AGTCTGAAGCACCACAAAATTTGCACCTAACAACGTCAGATGACAATGCTTATATAAATTGGGAACATCCATTTGTTATTAATGGTCCAATAAGAAAGTTCTATGTCGTAATAAAAACGAATggcaaaattgaaaacaaaactgttaatgttaaaaaaacacaaaaaagttaCAAGTATAAG taTTTTGTACTGCATTTAAAGag aaagttaaaaaataaaaagacacaTTACGACAACATCGTCACTGGAGATGAGGCACTGTTAGGTATGAAAAATAATCCAGAAATGTCGAGTTTAATTCACTTGGAAGATTTCGAGCAATATGTAAAGAATGCAGCAATGACTGGAAAACTTACGAGAGAATTCAGA GCACTCCCGACAACATCAGCAGAAAGCACAACCACTGGGTTACTGAATaagaatcaaaataaaaacaagaacaGTTTTAACACGCCAT ATGATTTCTCCAGGGTTATTCTGAGCAAGTTGGAAGGGGTGGGATCGGATGACTACATAAATGCGAGTTACATTAGT GGCTTTGATCGTCCCAAGGTCTATATAGCTACACAAGGCCCCAAGTTCGCAACAATTCGAGACTTTTGGAGGATGATTTGGCAGGAACAAGCCGATACCATAGTCATGGCCACTAATTTCATGGAggataaaaaa CGAAAATGTGGCGAATATTTTCCCCAAAGACTGGGAACGCTTTGCGAATATGGCGAAATGAGAATCAAATTAGTTTCCGAGAGACTGTTTGAACATTACGACAGCAGAATTTTTGTGGTGTCTTATAGAGAGAGTGAACGGCGAATACAACATTTACAGATGAAATGGAGTCCCGACGATCTAAAACCACTTTATGCCAACTGTCTTGTACCTCTAGTAAAACGTATCAGAGAAATCCGGATGAATAGCAAAAAACCTATGGTAATACATTGCAG TTCTGGAATGAACCGAACAGGAACTTTGATTTTGTGCGACTTGGCCGAAACTGTAAAAGCTGTTGATTTTTATGCACTGCTTAAAAAGATGCGAAACGAAAGACCCAATATGATCACTAGTGAG AAGCAATACGTGCTTGCACATTTGGTTGTACTAGAGTGCCTCACTGAGGAAAAACACACTTTGAAAAAAGCTGTTGAGGAAAATTTCAGTGAAACGTTTCTCAAAACCCAACTAAATCACATAGAGAGATTGCAATGGCTCGATGATGTGGTCAAGTCATCGAATCAACCCAATAATAAGGCTCCTTCCTACCGTTATTTGG aCGGAAcgcgaaaatttttaatcacccAACAACCAACACGCCTCCTTTGCAATTTTTGGTGTGTTGTTGCCAACAAAAACGTGGAAGcagttatatttttaaacaaaacaacgATTCCG ATGTGGCCTTATCGATTTAAAAATTCCGACTCGACTTTCAATATTGAAGAACTAAAGTCagttggcacaaaatactgcACCTCGACAACATTGATAATTTCTGAATGTAATAAAGGCCGTACAGTTAGGAAGAATgttattttctttcaaatgaATATTTCGAAGCTGAATGAACAAACAGACGACTTTCTCAACATTGTGGATGTTCTAGAAAGCACTTTCAAATCTACTGGACCAATTCTGGTCGCTTGTCA TGATGGAATAACACTCTGTGGTTTGTTCGTTACGTTATCTCGTATTATTAACAAGCTGCTGAAAGACAGTGAAATCGACGTTTGTGGTGCAATTAGATACGTGCGAAGATGTAATCCTCAGTTTGTAAAAACTTCA gagcAATTAGAGTTTCTCTACAGAGTTATCAtgcattatttacaaaaattcgaTCGTTACGTTTACGtcgtttaa